The following proteins come from a genomic window of Denitromonas sp.:
- a CDS encoding NnrU family protein, protein MTLLILGLLLFLGAHSVSIFNAPWRDRMHARLGEAGWKGVYSLVSLAGFVLIIYGYGAARMDPVVLYTPPMGLRHLALLLLVPVFPLFLATYLPGRIQRVARHPTLVATKLWALAHLLANGMLADVLLFGGFLAWAVADRISLKRRAPRALPALPAGKANDVIAIVGGLALYAAFVFGLHGWLIGVALIPG, encoded by the coding sequence ATGACCCTACTCATCCTCGGCCTGCTGCTGTTTCTCGGCGCGCACTCGGTATCCATCTTCAACGCCCCCTGGCGCGACCGGATGCACGCACGCCTCGGCGAGGCGGGGTGGAAGGGGGTGTACTCGCTGGTGTCGCTCGCCGGCTTCGTGCTCATCATCTACGGCTATGGCGCCGCTCGGATGGACCCGGTGGTGCTCTACACGCCGCCGATGGGGTTGCGTCACCTCGCCTTGCTGCTGCTCGTGCCGGTGTTTCCGCTGTTCCTCGCCACCTATCTGCCCGGCCGCATTCAACGCGTTGCGCGACATCCGACGCTGGTCGCCACCAAGCTGTGGGCGTTGGCGCATTTGCTGGCTAACGGGATGTTGGCGGATGTATTGCTGTTCGGGGGCTTTCTGGCCTGGGCGGTGGCCGACCGCATTTCGCTCAAGCGCCGTGCGCCGCGTGCGTTGCCGGCCTTGCCGGCGGGCAAGGCCAATGATGTGATTGCGATTGTGGGCGGGTTGGCGCTCTATGCGGCCTTTGTGTTCGGGCTGCATGGGTGGCTGATTGGGGTGGCGCTGATTCCGGGGTGA
- a CDS encoding LuxR C-terminal-related transcriptional regulator has product MLNELSGASLAHMSAGELEQLAFRVSPTAQVITHHRLMVKFNDAFAGLFGYPAAELQGQLILKLYPSMADFRAIGERCLAWLRQSQSYADERFMQDRNGEVFWARAQGVTLTPRDPFDLMVWSFERLDAPLRSTVRLTAREREISTYIVNGLTCKEIARKLGISHRTVETHRARLMKKLEAKNTAELVSRIIVIS; this is encoded by the coding sequence ATGTTGAATGAGCTGAGTGGCGCATCGCTCGCCCACATGAGCGCGGGAGAGCTGGAGCAACTCGCCTTCCGGGTCTCGCCCACCGCACAGGTGATTACCCACCACCGGCTCATGGTCAAGTTCAACGACGCCTTCGCCGGCCTGTTCGGCTACCCGGCCGCCGAGCTGCAGGGCCAGCTGATCCTCAAGCTGTACCCGTCGATGGCCGACTTCCGCGCCATCGGCGAGCGCTGCCTGGCCTGGCTGCGCCAGAGCCAAAGCTATGCCGACGAGCGCTTCATGCAGGATCGCAACGGCGAGGTGTTCTGGGCGCGCGCGCAGGGCGTCACGCTGACTCCGCGCGACCCCTTCGACCTCATGGTGTGGAGCTTCGAGCGGCTCGACGCCCCGCTGCGCAGCACGGTGCGCCTGACCGCCCGCGAGCGGGAGATCTCGACCTACATCGTCAACGGCCTGACCTGCAAGGAAATCGCCCGCAAGCTGGGCATCTCGCATCGCACGGTGGAGACGCACCGGGCGCGGCTGATGAAAAAGCTGGAGGCCAAGAACACCGCCGAGCTGGTGTCGCGAATCATCGTCATCAGTTGA
- a CDS encoding acetyl-CoA acetyltransferase, with translation MAENVSIVASGHTRFGRLDGQNLEDLIVAAAAEAIDEAAIDPAEIDAVYLGHFNSGMVADGFAASLIHQTHPGLRFKPATRCENACASGAAAIWAGVNAIRAGDAELVLVVGAEKMTANTTEQVTQALAGAGYQNHPDEAGLSFPQLFGIAARQYQARYRDPLPAMAQIAAKNHANAMFNPLAHMRREVSVEFCSTVSDKNPLIAPPLRMTDCSLITDGAAAILLASPERAKRFPREVGLRAMAQVNDFLPLGKRDFLAFEGPQRAIAQAYEKAGIAVADLDFAEVHDCFTIAELLIYEAMGLAPKGEGHRALAEGTVLRDGALPVNLSGGLKAKGHPVGATGVSMHALGFRQLTGRAGDIQRAGAELGLVFNMGGAAVANYASILEAKRA, from the coding sequence ATGGCGGAGAACGTCTCCATCGTCGCCAGCGGGCACACCCGCTTCGGCCGCCTGGACGGCCAGAACCTGGAAGACCTGATCGTCGCGGCCGCGGCGGAGGCCATCGACGAGGCCGCCATCGACCCGGCCGAGATCGACGCAGTGTATCTCGGCCACTTCAACTCCGGCATGGTGGCCGACGGTTTTGCCGCCTCGCTGATCCACCAGACCCACCCGGGCCTGCGCTTCAAGCCCGCCACCCGCTGCGAGAATGCCTGCGCCTCGGGCGCGGCCGCCATCTGGGCCGGCGTCAATGCCATCCGCGCCGGCGATGCCGAGCTGGTGCTGGTGGTCGGCGCCGAGAAGATGACCGCCAACACCACCGAGCAGGTCACCCAGGCGCTGGCCGGCGCCGGCTACCAGAACCATCCGGACGAAGCGGGCCTGAGCTTTCCGCAGCTGTTCGGCATCGCCGCCCGCCAATACCAGGCGCGCTACCGCGACCCGCTGCCGGCGATGGCGCAGATCGCCGCCAAGAACCACGCCAACGCCATGTTCAACCCGCTGGCCCACATGCGGCGCGAGGTCAGCGTCGAGTTCTGCAGCACCGTCTCCGACAAGAACCCGCTGATCGCCCCGCCCCTGCGCATGACCGACTGCTCGCTGATCACCGACGGCGCGGCGGCGATCCTCCTGGCCTCGCCGGAACGCGCCAAGCGTTTCCCGCGCGAGGTGGGCCTGCGCGCCATGGCGCAGGTGAATGACTTCCTGCCGCTGGGCAAGCGCGACTTCCTCGCCTTCGAGGGGCCGCAGCGCGCCATCGCGCAGGCCTATGAAAAGGCCGGCATCGCCGTGGCGGACCTCGACTTTGCCGAGGTGCACGACTGCTTCACCATCGCCGAGCTGCTGATCTACGAAGCCATGGGCCTGGCGCCGAAGGGCGAGGGCCATCGCGCCCTGGCCGAGGGCACGGTGCTGCGCGACGGCGCGCTGCCGGTGAACCTGTCCGGCGGGTTGAAGGCCAAGGGCCATCCGGTGGGTGCCACCGGGGTGTCGATGCACGCGCTGGGCTTCCGCCAGCTCACCGGCCGCGCCGGCGACATCCAGCGCGCCGGCGCCGAGCTGGGGCTGGTGTTCAACATGGGCGGGGCGGCGGTGGCCAACTACGCCTCGATCCTCGAAGCCAAACGGGCCTGA
- a CDS encoding class I adenylate-forming enzyme family protein: MNVANWLHATARLHPTAPALLTGETLHADYLGFARRAASLARCLTEVHGLRRGDRVAVFAQNCVEYLEVLYAAWWAAAVVVPINHKLHPTEAAWIADHAEARLMLTDSGERFAAGALPAGCTELALHGAGYAQMASAHADLTPPRHVAPDDLAWLFYTSGTTGRPKGVMLSHANLTAMTTCYPVDVDPVSPADAALYAAPMSHGAGLYNFIHVRCGARHVVPESRGFDADEILALAPRLREVSMFAAPTMVKRLVDAARRSGSTGEGIKSIIYGGGPMYLADIQDALAALGPRFIQIYGQGESPMTITALGRREIADREHPDWERRLLSVGMAQTCVDVMVVDAALNPLPTGATGEIVVRGAAVMRGYWRNEAATAQALSEGWLRTGDIGHLSEDGLLTLTDRSKDVIISGGTNIYPREVEEVLALHAGVAEVSVVGAPEPEWGEIVVAFVVPSTPGAVDAAALEQWCRQHIASFKKPKQYHFCDELPKNSYGKVLKTELRKRLHA, from the coding sequence ATGAACGTCGCAAACTGGCTCCATGCCACGGCCCGCCTGCATCCGACGGCGCCGGCCCTGCTCACCGGCGAGACCCTGCACGCCGACTACCTCGGCTTTGCCCGCCGCGCCGCCTCGCTGGCGCGCTGCCTGACCGAGGTGCACGGCCTGCGCCGCGGCGACCGCGTCGCGGTGTTCGCACAAAACTGCGTGGAATACCTCGAAGTGCTCTACGCCGCGTGGTGGGCGGCGGCCGTGGTGGTGCCGATCAACCACAAGCTGCACCCGACCGAGGCGGCCTGGATCGCCGATCATGCCGAGGCGCGCCTGATGCTGACCGACAGCGGCGAGCGCTTTGCCGCCGGCGCCCTGCCCGCCGGCTGCACCGAGCTGGCCCTGCATGGCGCCGGCTATGCGCAGATGGCCAGCGCCCACGCCGACCTGACACCGCCCCGCCATGTGGCGCCGGACGACCTGGCCTGGCTGTTCTACACCTCGGGCACCACCGGCCGGCCCAAGGGCGTGATGCTCTCGCATGCCAACCTGACCGCCATGACCACCTGCTACCCGGTGGACGTCGACCCGGTAAGCCCGGCCGATGCCGCGCTGTACGCGGCGCCGATGTCGCATGGCGCCGGGCTGTACAACTTCATCCATGTGCGCTGCGGCGCCCGCCATGTGGTGCCCGAATCGCGCGGCTTCGACGCCGACGAGATCCTGGCGCTGGCGCCGCGGCTGCGCGAGGTGTCGATGTTTGCCGCGCCCACCATGGTCAAGCGCCTGGTCGATGCCGCCCGGCGCAGCGGCAGCACCGGCGAGGGCATCAAGTCGATCATCTACGGTGGCGGGCCGATGTATCTGGCCGACATCCAGGACGCGCTGGCGGCGCTGGGGCCGCGCTTCATCCAGATCTACGGCCAGGGCGAGAGCCCGATGACCATCACCGCGCTGGGCCGGCGCGAGATCGCCGACCGCGAGCACCCCGACTGGGAACGCCGGCTGCTGTCGGTGGGCATGGCGCAGACCTGCGTGGACGTGATGGTGGTCGACGCGGCGCTCAACCCGCTGCCGACCGGCGCCACCGGCGAAATCGTGGTGCGCGGCGCCGCGGTGATGCGCGGCTACTGGCGCAACGAGGCGGCTACCGCCCAGGCGCTGAGCGAGGGCTGGCTGCGCACCGGCGACATCGGCCACCTCAGCGAGGACGGCCTGCTGACGCTGACCGACCGCTCCAAGGACGTGATCATCTCCGGCGGCACCAACATCTACCCGCGCGAGGTCGAAGAGGTGCTGGCCCTGCACGCGGGTGTGGCAGAGGTGTCGGTGGTCGGCGCGCCCGAGCCGGAGTGGGGCGAGATCGTCGTCGCCTTCGTGGTGCCGAGCACACCCGGCGCCGTCGATGCCGCCGCACTCGAACAGTGGTGCCGGCAGCACATCGCCTCGTTCAAGAAACCCAAGCAGTACCACTTCTGCGACGAGCTGCCCAAGAACAGCTACGGCAAGGTACTGAAGACCGAACTGCGCAAGCGACTGCACGCGTAG
- a CDS encoding C4-dicarboxylate TRAP transporter substrate-binding protein codes for MDRRNFFRAGAALAGAGLLGGTAMPALAKSRINIKFDSYVSETAGPSRLDQWFLTELEKRSGGDVRVRRYWAQSLNKVGEHLSAVRDATSEMSLISPGYYQAELPVTRGLEWYFRMHRADAMQLVCRDVYEQFEPLRQEWESRHRAKVMYWTNWYYAPLVTREPIRSLADIKGKRIRGYGVATEVIERLGGTAVPMAAPEVYAALERGVLDGVYGFDFITSVAYKLHEIAPHFTDIGDGPHAPAATVLSMDTWAAMPPKVQQICNDIVAEIYAGKYTEIYSAAAREYVARAKAEGARFTALSDAEKQQARQLIQPAQVDGWKTKVAAPAGIDADRMQALVEAAIGKYDGQGKLLRPIELAAQA; via the coding sequence ATGGATAGACGCAACTTTTTCCGAGCCGGGGCCGCCCTGGCCGGCGCCGGCCTGCTCGGCGGGACGGCAATGCCCGCCCTGGCCAAGTCACGGATCAACATCAAGTTCGACAGCTATGTGTCGGAAACTGCCGGGCCGTCGCGGCTCGACCAGTGGTTCCTGACCGAGCTTGAAAAGCGCAGCGGCGGCGATGTGCGGGTGCGCCGCTACTGGGCGCAGTCGCTCAACAAGGTGGGCGAGCACCTGTCGGCGGTGCGCGACGCCACCTCGGAGATGTCGCTGATCTCCCCGGGGTACTACCAGGCCGAGCTGCCGGTCACCCGCGGGCTGGAGTGGTACTTCCGCATGCACCGCGCCGATGCCATGCAGCTGGTGTGCCGCGATGTGTATGAGCAGTTCGAGCCGCTGCGCCAGGAGTGGGAGTCGCGCCACCGCGCCAAGGTGATGTACTGGACCAACTGGTACTACGCGCCGCTGGTTACCCGCGAGCCGATCCGCTCGCTGGCCGACATCAAGGGCAAGCGCATCCGCGGCTACGGCGTGGCCACCGAAGTCATCGAGCGCCTCGGCGGTACGGCGGTGCCGATGGCCGCGCCCGAGGTGTATGCGGCGCTCGAGCGCGGCGTGCTCGACGGCGTGTACGGCTTCGACTTCATTACCTCGGTGGCCTACAAGCTGCACGAGATCGCGCCGCACTTCACCGACATCGGCGACGGGCCGCACGCCCCGGCCGCCACGGTGCTGAGCATGGACACCTGGGCGGCCATGCCGCCGAAGGTGCAGCAGATCTGCAACGACATCGTCGCCGAGATCTACGCCGGCAAGTACACCGAGATCTACAGCGCCGCCGCGCGCGAGTATGTGGCCCGGGCCAAGGCCGAGGGCGCGCGCTTCACCGCGCTGTCCGACGCCGAAAAGCAGCAGGCCCGCCAGCTGATCCAGCCGGCGCAGGTCGACGGCTGGAAGACCAAGGTGGCTGCGCCGGCCGGCATCGACGCCGACCGCATGCAGGCGCTGGTCGAAGCGGCCATCGGCAAGTACGACGGCCAGGGCAAGCTGCTGCGCCCGATCGAGCTCGCCGCCCAGGCCTGA
- a CDS encoding TRAP transporter small permease: MPFVRTALRVVSDLLGRAALVFMMFLMLATTVDVSVRAITGRPISGIFELSEIAMALIVFLGLGWTQLDDAHIRVTALSQLAPPWLRRVMNALSWAAAAAALCLLAGPATDDAVRAFAIREFRWGYIEFPIWWAKIVLAAGLWFGALQMAVASLTALLGQAPDTPATEVSVHG; encoded by the coding sequence ATGCCATTCGTCCGCACCGCATTGCGCGTCGTGTCCGACCTGCTGGGCCGGGCCGCGCTGGTGTTCATGATGTTCCTGATGCTGGCGACCACGGTCGACGTGAGCGTGCGCGCCATCACCGGCCGGCCCATCTCGGGCATCTTCGAGCTGTCCGAGATTGCCATGGCGCTGATCGTTTTCCTCGGCCTGGGCTGGACCCAGCTCGACGACGCCCACATCCGCGTCACCGCCCTCAGCCAGCTGGCGCCACCGTGGCTGCGCCGGGTGATGAACGCGCTGTCGTGGGCCGCCGCCGCGGCCGCCCTGTGCCTGCTGGCCGGGCCGGCCACCGACGACGCGGTGCGCGCCTTCGCCATCCGCGAGTTCCGCTGGGGCTACATCGAGTTCCCCATCTGGTGGGCCAAGATCGTGCTCGCCGCCGGCCTGTGGTTCGGCGCGCTGCAGATGGCCGTCGCCTCGCTCACCGCCCTGCTCGGGCAGGCACCCGACACCCCCGCCACGGAGGTTTCCGTTCATGGATGA
- a CDS encoding TRAP transporter large permease, giving the protein MDDITVTLLATGLIFILLAVGAPVFAALALAGAFGIAMVEDLPFVLNRLKAFSYTQSAVYLLTVIPLFILMGNLAQEAGVGQRLFNVARKWVGHLPGGLAVASVLTSAGFAATSGSSVATAATVGAVAIPEMKQAGYDRRLSTGAVAAGGVLGVLIPPSVLLIFYAALTEVSAGKMLVAGVLPGVLSTLVFIVGILVISHYAPPTQARGEKHGWRERIVSLKEAWQVNVLFIVVLGGIYLGLVTPTEAGAVGAFTAFLMLLFARKTAIGRWARMQGSFRNSITTTVMILFTMLGAGIFSYFLTLVQIPQLIAEAVTAINAPPLLIIGLLLLLYLPLGMFLDAFSMMVITLPIMFPTVKALGFDPIWFGILAVKMCEIGLITPPVGLNVYVIAGIDRDTPLIDIFRGAGWFVIMEIVTTVLIFLFPVIVTWLPDTMMGQ; this is encoded by the coding sequence ATGGATGACATCACCGTCACCCTGCTGGCCACTGGCCTGATCTTCATCCTGCTGGCCGTCGGCGCCCCGGTCTTCGCCGCGCTGGCGCTGGCCGGCGCCTTCGGCATCGCCATGGTCGAGGACCTGCCCTTCGTGCTCAACCGGCTCAAGGCCTTTTCCTACACCCAGAGCGCGGTCTACCTGCTGACCGTGATCCCGCTGTTCATCCTGATGGGCAACCTCGCCCAGGAGGCCGGGGTCGGGCAGCGCCTGTTCAACGTGGCGCGCAAGTGGGTCGGCCACCTGCCCGGCGGGCTGGCCGTGGCCAGCGTGCTGACCAGCGCCGGCTTTGCCGCCACCTCGGGCTCGAGCGTGGCCACCGCGGCCACGGTCGGCGCGGTCGCCATCCCCGAGATGAAGCAGGCCGGCTACGACCGCCGCCTGAGCACCGGCGCAGTCGCCGCCGGCGGCGTGCTGGGGGTGCTGATCCCGCCCAGCGTGCTGCTGATCTTCTACGCCGCGCTGACCGAGGTGTCGGCCGGCAAGATGCTGGTCGCCGGCGTGCTGCCGGGTGTGCTGTCCACCCTGGTGTTCATCGTCGGCATCCTGGTCATCAGCCACTACGCCCCACCCACCCAGGCGCGCGGCGAAAAGCACGGCTGGCGCGAGCGCATCGTCTCGCTCAAGGAAGCCTGGCAGGTGAACGTGCTGTTCATCGTGGTGCTCGGCGGCATCTACCTCGGCCTGGTGACCCCCACCGAGGCCGGCGCGGTCGGCGCCTTCACCGCCTTCCTGATGCTGCTGTTCGCCCGCAAGACGGCGATCGGCCGCTGGGCGCGCATGCAGGGGAGCTTTCGCAACTCGATCACCACCACCGTGATGATCCTGTTCACCATGCTCGGCGCCGGCATCTTCAGCTACTTCCTGACCCTGGTGCAGATCCCGCAGCTGATCGCCGAGGCGGTGACCGCCATCAACGCGCCGCCGCTGCTGATCATCGGCCTGCTGCTGTTGCTGTACCTGCCGCTGGGCATGTTCCTCGACGCCTTCTCGATGATGGTGATCACGCTGCCGATCATGTTCCCCACCGTCAAGGCGCTCGGTTTCGACCCCATCTGGTTCGGCATCCTGGCGGTCAAGATGTGCGAGATCGGGCTGATCACCCCGCCGGTCGGCCTCAACGTCTATGTCATCGCCGGCATCGACCGCGACACGCCGCTGATCGACATCTTCCGCGGCGCCGGCTGGTTCGTGATCATGGAGATCGTCACCACCGTGCTGATCTTCCTCTTCCCGGTCATCGTCACCTGGCTGCCCGACACCATGATGGGCCAGTGA
- a CDS encoding 2-hydroxychromene-2-carboxylate isomerase codes for MPQALDYYFVLNSPWSYLAARQLGGLVDRTGAALRLRPVQLPKLFAATGGLQLRDRPPARQAYRLQELARWSQHLGVPMHIQPTHFPADERLAVGTVLAAIEAGRDALPLAVAFGQALWTDNRNLADDAVVADVLAALKQPASLLAEARDPRHDATLAANTEAAIAANVFGVPSCVIGNEVFWGQDRLDFVERALFSPAG; via the coding sequence ATGCCCCAAGCGCTCGACTACTACTTCGTCCTCAACTCCCCGTGGAGCTATCTCGCCGCCCGCCAGCTCGGCGGCCTCGTCGACCGCACCGGCGCCGCGCTGCGGCTGCGGCCGGTGCAGTTGCCCAAGCTGTTTGCCGCCACTGGCGGCCTGCAACTGCGCGACCGACCGCCGGCACGCCAGGCCTACCGGCTGCAGGAGCTGGCGCGCTGGAGCCAGCACCTGGGCGTGCCGATGCACATCCAGCCCACGCACTTCCCGGCCGACGAGCGCCTCGCCGTGGGCACCGTGCTGGCGGCAATCGAGGCCGGGCGGGACGCCCTGCCGCTGGCCGTCGCCTTCGGCCAGGCCTTGTGGACCGACAACCGCAACCTGGCCGACGACGCAGTGGTGGCCGACGTGCTCGCCGCGCTCAAGCAGCCGGCAAGCCTGCTGGCCGAGGCGCGCGACCCGCGCCACGACGCCACCCTGGCAGCCAACACCGAGGCGGCCATCGCGGCCAATGTGTTCGGCGTGCCGAGCTGCGTGATCGGCAACGAGGTGTTCTGGGGGCAGGACCGGCTGGATTTCGTCGAGCGGGCGCTGTTCAGCCCGGCCGGCTGA
- a CDS encoding C13 family peptidase yields MTDTDALSTPVTLDTTVDQRMVGVRAAGRRLQRQGGRPWRGFFATLALWMVVGALIGFFGAQMEALPGGQWFPLAVIVVVVMVLVQRTQRRLARRVAAHQPDRFQIALADDALVIAHDEAVSRVQWRSIDALERIGDLLLIHLRSFEVLIVPLAGLAPGADAWLARLESLSGRPVTVGALPPVPDVAEPTQPWRDLASNLAAGVGLLLVRARATARLKVSAAQLVWLLLVDLLLIAFGNWLLVGTDSEFNRFGMASAVFWVPLLLLAAWASARAADDDGKTLPGAVALVAVGIVGTVIQYAAILGFQRLDESFAMASAYLYWGFIGWLIIASIVALARAQQLLPEQRMGAVLAVLGLLIAPQWLFKDDSSLWLPRYDETAAAAQRDAAQDRYAAVTQETILYTQPALLDDALAAIAPGRPGVPELFVLSVGGHGNQDVFLREVRAVDALFRERFDADGRSLVLVNNPATVHTLPMASVTALARSLKVFGQRMNADEDVLVVFLTSHGSEEHRFDLSLWPFRFDELTPEVLRRELDAAGIRYRALIVSACYSGGFVPALAGPDTLVMTASRADRNSHGCSHSADWTFFGRALFNEALRDTFSFATAFEQARAAVAEREAAEGYEASEPQIALGEAVAPMLTAIERRLQVADMAQRRVAASVPR; encoded by the coding sequence ATGACCGACACCGACGCCCTCTCGACCCCCGTTACGCTCGACACCACGGTCGACCAGCGCATGGTCGGCGTGCGTGCCGCCGGGCGGCGCCTGCAGCGCCAGGGCGGCCGGCCCTGGCGCGGCTTCTTCGCCACGCTGGCGCTGTGGATGGTGGTGGGGGCGTTGATCGGCTTTTTCGGCGCGCAGATGGAGGCACTGCCCGGCGGTCAGTGGTTTCCGCTGGCGGTGATCGTGGTGGTGGTCATGGTGCTCGTGCAGCGCACGCAGCGCCGGCTCGCGCGGCGCGTGGCCGCCCACCAGCCCGACCGCTTCCAGATCGCCCTGGCCGACGACGCACTGGTGATCGCGCATGACGAGGCGGTCAGCCGCGTGCAGTGGCGCAGCATCGACGCACTCGAGCGCATCGGCGATCTGCTGCTCATTCATCTGCGCAGCTTCGAGGTGCTGATCGTGCCGCTGGCAGGCCTGGCGCCGGGCGCCGACGCCTGGCTGGCGCGCCTCGAATCGCTCAGCGGCCGCCCGGTCACCGTGGGCGCGCTGCCGCCCGTGCCCGACGTCGCCGAACCGACGCAGCCCTGGCGCGATCTGGCCAGCAACCTCGCCGCCGGCGTGGGCCTGCTGCTGGTGCGCGCCAGGGCGACTGCCCGCCTCAAGGTGTCGGCCGCCCAGCTGGTCTGGCTGCTGCTGGTCGACCTGCTGCTCATCGCCTTTGGTAACTGGCTGCTGGTGGGCACCGACAGCGAATTCAACCGTTTCGGCATGGCCTCGGCGGTGTTCTGGGTGCCGTTGCTGTTGCTCGCCGCCTGGGCCTCCGCGCGCGCCGCGGACGATGACGGCAAGACACTCCCCGGCGCCGTCGCGCTGGTGGCCGTCGGCATTGTCGGCACCGTCATCCAGTACGCCGCCATTCTTGGCTTTCAGCGGCTCGACGAATCGTTCGCGATGGCCAGCGCCTATCTCTACTGGGGCTTCATCGGCTGGCTGATCATCGCCTCCATCGTTGCCCTCGCCCGGGCGCAGCAACTGCTGCCCGAGCAGCGCATGGGCGCCGTGCTGGCGGTGCTCGGCCTGCTCATCGCCCCGCAGTGGCTGTTCAAGGACGACAGCAGCCTGTGGCTGCCGCGCTACGACGAAACGGCGGCCGCGGCCCAGCGCGATGCGGCCCAGGATCGCTATGCGGCGGTGACCCAGGAGACCATCCTCTACACCCAGCCCGCCCTGCTCGACGACGCCCTCGCGGCGATCGCCCCCGGCCGCCCCGGCGTGCCGGAACTGTTCGTGCTGTCGGTTGGCGGCCATGGCAACCAGGACGTCTTCCTGCGCGAAGTGCGTGCTGTCGATGCGCTGTTCCGCGAGCGCTTCGATGCCGACGGCCGCAGCCTGGTGCTGGTCAACAACCCCGCCACCGTGCACACCCTGCCGATGGCCAGCGTCACCGCGCTGGCGCGCAGCCTCAAGGTGTTCGGCCAGCGCATGAACGCCGACGAAGACGTGCTGGTGGTCTTCCTTACCTCGCATGGCTCGGAAGAACACCGCTTCGACCTCAGCCTGTGGCCCTTCCGCTTTGACGAACTCACCCCCGAGGTGTTGCGCCGCGAACTCGACGCCGCCGGCATCCGCTACCGCGCGCTGATCGTCTCGGCCTGCTACTCCGGCGGCTTCGTGCCCGCGCTGGCCGGGCCCGACACCCTGGTGATGACCGCCTCGCGCGCCGACCGCAACTCCCACGGCTGCAGCCACAGCGCCGACTGGACCTTCTTCGGTCGCGCGCTGTTCAATGAAGCGCTGCGCGACACCTTCTCCTTCGCGACCGCCTTTGAACAGGCCCGCGCCGCCGTCGCGGAGCGCGAAGCGGCCGAAGGCTATGAAGCCTCCGAGCCGCAGATCGCGCTGGGTGAGGCGGTGGCGCCGATGCTCACCGCCATTGAACGGCGGCTGCAGGTGGCGGACATGGCGCAGCGGCGGGTGGCGGCGTCGGTGCCGCGGTAG
- a CDS encoding calcium/sodium antiporter: MLAQLGLFVLGLIALIAGAEALVRGASRMALSWGISPLVIGLTVVAFGTSAPEVAVSVGAALDGTPDLAIGNVVGSNIANVLLILGISALIVPLAVSEQIIRQEVPILIGVSALLVGLSADGGLSRLEAGLLLSLAIVYTVFLIVQARRGSAKAQEAALHELPEAAGWDSSRLAQVLLVLGGLGLLVLGADWLVGAATHFARAFGVSDLVIGLTIVAVGTSMPEIATSILAAIRGERDIAVGNVVGSNLFNILGCLGAAGLVSSTGLPVSEAARDFDLWVMLAVAFACLPVFITGREIARWEGAVFLGYYVAYTAFLVLSAQHHAAAPMLSSAMLSFVIPLTVLTLVVSLWRHRRSVA, translated from the coding sequence ATGCTGGCTCAACTCGGTCTGTTCGTTCTCGGTCTCATCGCCCTCATTGCCGGCGCCGAAGCGCTGGTGCGCGGGGCCTCGCGCATGGCGCTGTCGTGGGGCATCTCGCCGCTGGTGATCGGCCTCACGGTGGTGGCCTTCGGCACCAGCGCGCCGGAGGTGGCGGTGTCGGTGGGGGCCGCGCTGGACGGCACCCCGGACCTGGCGATCGGCAACGTGGTGGGCAGCAACATCGCCAACGTGTTGCTGATCCTCGGCATCTCGGCGCTGATCGTGCCGCTGGCGGTGTCCGAGCAGATCATCCGCCAGGAGGTGCCGATCCTGATCGGTGTGTCGGCGCTGCTGGTGGGGCTGTCGGCCGACGGCGGGCTCAGCCGCCTCGAAGCCGGCCTGCTGCTGTCGCTGGCCATCGTCTACACGGTGTTCCTGATCGTGCAGGCGCGCCGCGGCTCGGCCAAGGCGCAGGAAGCGGCCCTGCACGAACTGCCCGAGGCGGCCGGCTGGGACAGCTCCCGCCTCGCCCAGGTGCTGCTGGTGCTCGGCGGGCTCGGCCTGCTGGTGCTCGGCGCCGACTGGCTGGTGGGTGCGGCGACGCATTTTGCACGCGCCTTCGGCGTCAGCGACCTGGTGATCGGCCTGACCATCGTCGCCGTGGGCACCTCGATGCCGGAGATCGCCACCTCGATCCTGGCCGCCATTCGCGGCGAGCGCGACATCGCGGTGGGCAACGTGGTGGGCAGCAACCTGTTCAACATCCTCGGCTGCCTGGGCGCGGCCGGGCTGGTGTCGAGCACCGGCCTGCCGGTGTCCGAAGCGGCCCGCGATTTCGACCTGTGGGTGATGCTGGCGGTGGCCTTTGCCTGCCTGCCGGTGTTCATCACCGGCCGCGAGATCGCGCGCTGGGAGGGCGCGGTGTTCCTCGGCTACTACGTGGCCTACACCGCCTTCCTGGTGCTCTCGGCCCAGCACCATGCCGCCGCGCCCATGCTCTCCTCGGCCATGCTCAGCTTCGTCATCCCGCTCACCGTGCTCACATTGGTGGTCAGCCTGTGGCGCCACCGGCGCAGCGTAGCGTAG